In Leptolyngbya sp. O-77, the genomic window TAACCGCAACGGAGCCTTTGATTTCGCAGGGCAAATGCCCCGATCTACTGCCAAAACCCATCGTTACCCTTTCGGTGAGCAATTTTCTAGTCCAAAAAGCACATAGAATTCGGACGAAGCTAGCTATTCTGCCTCGACATTGATTGAGCGAGGCGTAAAGGCTTCAGATTCTTCCTGGGCACGCTTCAGGTCTCTGGCTTCGCGTGCTTCTGCCAGCAAATCGTTAAAGGACTCCTGAGCTTCCGCAATCCCTGATTGCACATTGTCCACTAGGTCAATTCCCCAGACTAAGGCATCCTTGGTGGCTTGACGGGCTGAGGTCTTCACAGAGTCGCCAAACTTGCTGAGTCGTTCATCCTCTTTTAAAGCATCGCCCAAGACATCTACGAGTGGAGCCAGCAAAATCGCCCCCGCGCCGATCGCAATAGCCGTCACGGGTTCAAGACCGAGGAGCAACGATTCAAGTTCAAACATGGCAACAAAAGAAGGTAAATTTCGACTACAGAGACTCTTGCGAACTATCGGTCAGCTATTTGCAAATCGACTTCTTGAGCCAATTACGGCAATTTATGCATAGCTTACACAATCCTCTTCTGGTTGCAAGTCTTGCACTTGACATTCTCAGCTATAAAAGGTGCATTCCTTCCGAAATAATTTGCTAGTGACCAGGAGCCATTGACCCTTGAGTAAGCCATTTGTGCCCTTGATTCGCATTCTGCGAGATTCGGATTTGCGGGCGACCGTAGTGCGGAGCCTGCCGCTGTTCTATCGGGAAGGCGCAAATCCAGAGCTTGATCGCCCTCTGCATGTGCGGGCAGGCTCTAGCTTGAGTTGGTTTGGCGATCGCCTAGCGCTGGTGCAGGATGATGCCAACTTTCTAGTGCTGATTGACCCCCAGAGTTTTGCGGTCGAAGCCATTCCACTGTCGCCTGGGGAAGGGGGGCTGCGCCAGTTTGACGATCAGCGCGGCAATAAACGGTTCAAGCTAGATCTGGAAGCCTGCACCACGGTTCCCACACCGGATGGAGAAATCTTCCTGGCGTTTGGATCAGGCTCAACAGCCCGACGAGAACAGATCTTGATGGTGCCTGGGTCAGATCCCGATCGGTTTACGCTGCAACCTGCGGGGGCGCTTTATGCTCATCTGCGAGACTGCACCGCGTTTTCTGGGAGTGAGCTAAATCTGGAGGGTGCAGTTTTTCAGGCAGATTACATTCGGCTATTCAACCGGGGCAACGGCGCACCCCAAAATACGCTGCAAGATACGCGGCTGCCCGTTAATGCAACGGGTGATTTGGAGTGGGACGCGCTTGCATCTTATCTGGAGACTCCGGAGCATTGCCAGCTGCCTGCGTTGCAAAATATCTGCCAGTATGATTTGGGTCAGCTAGACGGGCTGGCGCTGACGTTTACGGATGCCACCGTTACGCCGAGGGGTATCTTATTTTCAGCCACCGCCGAAGACTCGCCCGATGCTACCCGCGATGGCGTGGTCAGCGGTTCGGCAATCGGGATTTTGGGCGATCGCCCCCGCTGGGTTGAACTCCGCACGCCCGATGGAGCCTTGTTTTTAGGTAAGGTAGAAGGACTTTGCCCAATGCCAGATACCCATCGGCTATGGGTTGTTGTGGATGCTGATGATCCGACGTGGCCCTGTGAACTGTGCCAGGTTGAACTGGAGGGCGACTGGTAGACGGGCGAGCTTTCCTGACTTGAATTGCCTGTATTTCTTATTTTAGCCGTTGCACACCTAACCTGGTATTGCCTCAATGTGGCCCGACTGCACGGCTTCCACCAGCTTTTGGTAGTCCTGTTCTACCTGGTAGGCATAGGCCACAGCAAAATCCGTCACTGCTTGATCAAAGGCATTGCTTTCGCCCAGGTAGCCGCTAATCATGGCCGGATCTCCGGTGCGGGCATGGGCCCGGGCCAGGGCAGCGCCACAGATCTCGGCATAGTCTTCCAGGCTGCGGGCCGACATGCCCTTGAGCTTGATGGCGGTTTTCATATCTTTCAGTTGTCGGAAGTAAAAATCATGTCCTTCGACGTTTGTCGTCCAGCCGAGGAAGAGATCGCTGGCCGCCTGCATTAGCCGCTGCCCGCTGACGATGCGCTGTCCTTCGTGGGGATAGGGACTCTTGCCTGCGTAGGGTTCCAGCACCGAGGGACGGGCTTCTTTGTATTGCAGCAGCAGCGGATCGTCATTGTCATCTAGCAGCAGCGCCACGCCGCAATGCGTCCCCACGCTGCCCACGCCCACCACTTTTAGGGCTACATCGACCAGACGATAGCGATCGAGTAGGAACTGGCGATCGACCTGAAGCGTATCTCGGTATTGCTCAAACAAAAGGCTGATTTGCTCAAAATATTCGGCTTGATGGGGCAGGTGATAAATCAGCGGCGGATTGTCGATAAAACGGCGCTGTCCGTCCACAACTTCGGTCAACTGCACAACCGCCCGATCCAGGGTACGGTTAAAAGCCCGGGTGGTCATTTTTTCCCAATGTCTGCGGGTAGCCTCGTCGGGCGCGTGTTTGATCAGCACCTTGGCATCCAGACGGGCGTACCACACGTCCAGGGTTCGCATCTGGCTAAAATGGGCGATCGCCAATCGATAGGCTTGAACGGCTGCCAGCGCTGCTTCCGAACTGTCCTGATCTGACAATTGCAAGTCTCGACCAGCCAAAATAAAGCTGGTGGTCAGCCGTTTGACATCCCATTCCCACGGAGCCATCAGGGTTTCATCAAAATCATTCACGTCAAAGATCAGGTTGCGTTCGGGGGTGGCAAATCCGCCAAAGTTCAGCAAGTGGCAATCGCCGCAGGCCTGCACCGGAATGCCCGTGGTCGGCGTAGTGGCTAGATCTGCCGCCATGATGATGGCGCTGCCGCGCATGAAGGTAAACGGAGACTGCATCATCCGCCAATGGCGAATGGGAATCAAATTGGGGATGCGCTGCTGGTTGGATTTTGCCAGCAATTCCAGCGGGTCAGGGCGATCGCCCTGCGGATGCCAGTCTCGATGGGCAGAGCGCGGCACAGTTTGGCGCAGGGACTTTCCAGCAGCCTGGCGATCGCCTCGCGATTTGGGCGTGCCGTCGCTATGCAGAGAAGCAGGATCATCCATAACGCAAACGCAAAAGAATGGGGCACTGCCCTTATGCTAATTAAAGTTCTGTAATACGGATAGCCTGCTCCCAAACAGGTGTAGATTCGCGCAGCGAGGGGCGATCGCCCTCCAGCCCATGAGCGCGGTTGAGAAACTGAGCAGTTCACGCCTGAGCAGTCCACTGACGAGATGAGGGGCATAGAGCATGACCTGGACAGAGTTTGTCGTTCGGCTAGCCATTGCGTTTCTACTCGGTTCGGCGCTGGGGCTAGAGCGCCAGTGGCGGCAACGCATGGCCGGGCTGCGAACCAATACCCTCGTGGCCACCGGAGCGGCGCTGTTTGTGATGCTGTCTGTGCTAACGCCGGGAGATTCCAGCCCCACTCGCGTTGCGGCTCAGGTCGTGTCTGGGATTGGCTTTTTGGGGGGCGGCGTGATTTTGCGGGAGGGCCTGACGGTGCGCGGGCTGAACACGGCGGCGACGCTTTGGTGTGCGGCGGCAATTGGCTCCCTGTCGGGCGCGGGACTCTTGCCTCATGCAGCGATGGGCACGGCTGCGGTGCTAGTAGCCAACTTGTTGCTGCGTCCTCTGGGATATCGCATCAATCAGCAGCCCCTTAAAGGGACAGAACTGGAACTGTGCTATCGCTGTGAGGTGGTCTGCCGCGCTCAGGACGAAGCCCATGTGCGGGCGCTGCTGCTCCAGGCAGTCGCTAGTGGAAAACTGCGGTTGCGATCGCTCTACAGCGAAGATCTGGAAGATAAGCCCGATCGCGTCAGTATCGAAGCCGAACTCGTGACGCAAGAACGCAACGATGCGTTTATAGAACAAGTCGTCAGCCGCCTGAGCTTGGAGCCGGGGGTAATTGCCACTCGCTGGCGCATTATTGAACAGGAGTTTGGCTAACTGAGTCAGAATCGGGTTTAGAGAAGATTAGCCAACGATTAGCCAAAATCTAAAACCTAAAATCCCAAAAATCCTGAATCCAAAAATCCTGGCTATCGTTTCCGTCGCCAGAGCCAGACCCCCAGGGCGATCGCCAGCCCGACCAGAACTAGCTTGGACACCGGGCCGAGATATTGTTCAACCTGGGCGTAGTTGTCCCCCAGCAGAAACCCGACGTAGGTCAGCAGCAGCGTCCAGATCAGCGTCCCCGCAGTGGAATAGAGCAGGAAGGGGAGAAAGCTCATGCGGCCCAGACCCGCTGGCAGGGAAATCAGCGTCCGCACGCCCGGAACCAGCCGCCCAAAAAACACCGCCCGCTTGCCATATCGGTTAAACCAGGCGATCGCCCTTTGGATATCTTGCCCGGAAATCGCCAGCCACTTGCCGTAGCGATCGGCCAGCTGCATCAGCCGCCGTTCGCTGACGAGTTGCCCAATCTCATACCACAGCACAGCGCCCAGCACCGTCCCCACCATCCCCGCCGCCACTGCGGGCACAAACTGCATCTTGCCCTGCGCCACGGTAAACCCCGCCAGCGGCATGATTAGCTCCGACGGAATCGGCGGAAACATGTTTTCCAGAAACATCAGCAGCCCAATGCCCCAATAGCCGAGCGCCTCCATTGTCCGCGCCACCCACTCTGCCATTCCCGCCTCCAAATTCCTGTGCTGATTTCTAAGACTTGACCTAGATGAAGGGGGGACTAAAGTGGAACCCGCACAGGCAGATACCGATCCAGAAACTCGCGGATCGCCTGACCGTAGCCGTCGCCATCCACATCGCCAATGGCGTGGCCGCCCGTGGGCGAGATCCACAGCATTTTGGGCGATCGCGTCGCGGCATAGAGCGCTTCGCTCATGTCGGCGGGCACTTGGGCATCCTGTGCGCCGTGAGCATACAAAACAGGCACTTGCAGATGGGGCACTTTGCCGATCGAGTCAAACCGCTGGGTCAAGATCAGGTCAATGGGCAAAAAGCCGAAGGGCGTGGTGCGATAGGCCATGTCGCGGATCGAGGTGAAGGAGCTTTCCACAATCAGCCCGGCCGCACGGGGCTGGCGCACGCCCAGATCAATGGCGATCGCCCCACCCAGAGAATGCCCGTAGATTAGGATTTCCTCTGGCGCAATGCCGCGCTCTTCCGTGAGGTAGCGCCAGGCCGCGTCGGCATCTTGATAGACCGCCGCCTCGCTGGGAAACGCCCCCTCGCTCTGCCCATAGCCGCGATAGTCGAACAGGAACACCGACAGCCCCAATCGCTGCCAGCGCACGGCATAGTCCGCATTTGCGCCAATGTTTAGCCCGTTGCCGTGGAGGTAGAGCATCACGCCCCGCTGCGGCTGGCCCGGCGGCACGGGAATCCACCAGCCGTGAATTCGCTCGGCGCGATCGCCCTGCTGCACCGACAGCCACACATCCTCATAGGCAGCTCCAAAATCGGCGGGCGTTTGGGTAATCGTCGGCGATGGAAAGAAAATCATCTGCTGCTGGCGACTGGCCACCCACAGGGCGATCGCCCCATAGACAGCGGCCGCGGCGGCCACCAGACCCGAAAGATTAAACAGAAAGCGCATCTAAATGATTCATACGCAAGAGGTCACTCTCCCTAAGATACAGGGCAAAAACGGGAATCAGGGGGCTTGATTCGGTTTGCGGTGGGACTGATTTCAACGGGCTTAAATTCTTACGTCCAAATTCTTATGTCCAAATTCTTATGTCCAAATTCTTACGGCTTTCTAAAGGTTGTTTGGCGGGCGTTATGGTGGAAAATTTTAATCTGTAGACGAATATATCCAGGTAACGTGCAAGCTGCACCTGGGTACGCCTGCATCTCCAGCTAAATCCCTTTCCCCCACCAGGAGTTCCCCATGACACCCGACGATTTTCAGAGCAATCCGCAGTCTCGCATTTCCTCATCCTCTGCAGGGCTGGCGGGCGCATCGCTTTCGTCTGTCAGTCGCAAGTCTGTGTCGCCGCTGACTAGGCGGGTCGCTCGCAGCAGTTCAGACGACACCTTTGCCACGGCCCGCAGCCTGGGAACCTATACGGGCGGCCGGCTAAACCTCAGACGGCGCGACAGCTTGAGCGGTCAAGATCGGATCGACATCTTCTCGCTGACCGTGCCCAACGGCGTGTCGTTGCCTGCTGCGGCTTTCCGATTCAGCATTCAAAAGGGCAGAGTGCGCTACACGCTCCTAGGCAGCGTCCCCAGCTTTGGTATTCCGCCCCAGGCGAGATTTACCCAGGTGCTAAAAGGCCAAGGGCAGATTAACACCGACGGCGTTTCCAATACCTTTGGTGCACCTGTGGTGGTCTATTTTCAATTTGAGCGATTGGGCAAAAAGCCGACGAAGTATAACTTCCGCGTGACTTCCAGCTAAAGGGGTTTGGAGTTTGGATTGGGGATTTTGGCTTGAGTTCCATTTCCTAAATCCATCCAAAATCGACAATCGACAATCTAAAACCGCTCAACTGAGGCTGCCGCTGCGGCAACGGTTGGCGGTGTTTGCCATGCCATTGCGAACTTGGTCAACCGAGACTCGACCCCGCACGTAGGACACGCTGAGGCTGTTTTGGCTGGCGTTGTGGCTATAGCTCATTTCCCCGACTTGCCCTACGCCAGCGGCAAAGATTAGAAGTCGTCCGCTATTGCCGCCCTCGTAGACGACGTGGCCAGCGGCGCTGCGGTTGTTGCGGCGCATACAGGCAAACACTTCGCTGGAAATATTGCTGAGGCTGGTGGTTTGGGCATAGAGGGGAGCGATCGCCCCCAGGCTAAACCAGTAGACTAGGGCAGCGCCGAGGCTAAAGGAACGTCTGGGATGGCTCAATTTGATACATTTTAAGGTGATTTGCATGGTCAGGGGTGGAGGTTGGGGGCAAAGTAGAGTGGCTGGGTAGAGAGTGCGGGTGTTTCAGTGATTTGACACCGTTCGGAAAATCAAGAAGGTCTTTTCAAAAAATAATAGCCTCTAGAAAATATTAGCCGCCCGTTTGTCGAGGCGGGGCTGGAGCAATGTCAATTTTTGTGGATGTTTCTTGGATCTTCGCAAGTGCAATTTGAGAAAAGTCTAAGGTAAAATAAGCTGCGAAATAAGCCATTGGGCCGAAATTTTGATGAATCTGACGCCGCTTCCAATCATGGCGATCGCCCTCCGTCTATTGCCCCAGCAAGACCTGAAGGCAGAACTGGACGCACTAGCGATCGCCCAAAACCTGGAAGCCGCCTGCATCCTCACCTGCGTCGGCAGCCTGACTCGCGCCGTGCTGCGGCTGGCTGGCCAGAGCGAACCCACAACCTACGACGGACGGTTTGAGATTGTGTCGCTGGTGGGGCTGCTGTCGCGGCACGGGTCGCACTATCACATGGCGATCGCCGACGACACTGGGCACACCCTCGGTGGACATGTGCTGACGGGCTGCCAGATTTACACCACCGCTGAAATCGTCATCGGCATCCTGCCGCACACTCGCTTTGGCCGCGAACTCGACCCCACCACGGGCTACCGAGAACTATCTATCGAACCGCTGGAGCCGCTGACTGTTTGAGCGGCCCGCTAGTTGAGCGGCCCGCTAGCTAAAATTCCACATCACCGGATTCGCATCGGGCAGGTGATCCGTCACGCTGCGACCGATAGCATCAATGGCGGCCAAATCCTCAGGACTCAGCTGCACCGTCGCTGCTCTGGCATTGTCTACCGCCTGTTCTGCACTGCGAACGCCGACGATGGCATGGGTCTGGGGCTGAGCGAGCAGCCATGCCAGCGCCAGGTTGCCCAGGCTGGTGTGATAGCGTTCGGCGATCGGGCGCAACTGGTCTAGGGCTTGCTGAGCGCGGGCGTAGTTTTCGCTGTGAAATAGCTTATTTTTTGACCGCACATCTTCGGGCGGAAAAGTCTTATCTGTCCCGAACTTACCTGTCAGCAAGCCTTGCGCCAAGGGCGAATAAGCCAGAATGGAAATCTGATGCTCGACGCAATACGGCATGGCATCTGTTTCCACATGCCGCCAGAACAGGTTATAGGGCGGCTGTAAGCTGTCGATGCGGGCATATTGCGCGGCTTCTTCGATCTGAGCGCGGGAAAAGTTAGATACGCCAATCGCCCGGATTTTGCCCTGCTGTTTCAGGTCGTTGAGCGCCGACAGAGTTTCCGCAATCGGCACAATTTCGGTGTTGAACGCGCCGGCGGGCCAGTGGATCTGATAGAGGTCGATATAGTCAGTTTTCAGGTTTTTCAGCGAGCCTTCGCAGGCGGCAATCACCTGGTCATACTTTAAGTGATTGGCAAAGACTTTGGTCATGTATACAGCGCGATCGCGCACATCTGACAGCGCTTCTGCCACCACGCGCTCCGAGTGTCCCTGCCCGTAGACCTCTGCTGTATCCACTGTGGTAATGCCCGCCTCAAAGGCTGCCCGCAGTGCCTTGATCGTCTCGGCATCTTCAATGCCCACCCACATGCTTTTGCCAGCCTGCCAGGTGCCCGTGATGATCGGCGTAATCTGAATGCCAGAAGTGCCCAGTTCCCGTGTTTGCATGGTTTTTTGGAGAAAGATTGTTTCGCCGGTGGTGGATGCGCTTCTTACTATAGCGAGTGATCTGGGACATCGGCGCGAGGGGGCGATCGCGCACCCCTAAATGGGTGTTCGACCGATAAGGTAATGTTTAACATTTCCCGCCAGCAGCATTGTGTCACCTATCTCTTCTCTACATCATATCTTTAGACATTTTTATTTTTAGGACTACCTAACCCGGAAGCTTTTTTGCAGGGTTGGTTTCCTAAGATACTCATAAAGCGTTGGAAGTTGGCGTATCTCATCTTCTGAAACGTCCACTTCAACCACGTCTACTTCAACCGGATCAATGCCTGCGCTCTGCCTACTGACCGTAGATTCGAGCGCCGTCCCCAGACATGAGATAAATCCAACTACATTTAGTTTCTTTTTGTTGCTATGAAGGTTTCAGTTACTCACACTATCGGGTTGATTCACCTTACTTCTCTGCTGATGGTTTCGATAACAACACGCCAGGCGATCGCCCAGGAGTATTCGGGTTGCTTTATGGTGCATCCCTCTGGGCTATTGGAAGACCTGTCCAGAATGTGCGCGGTTCCAGTTATTCCTGCTGTGCAAAGCAGTACTCCTGCCAGCAGTCCGATTCCACCGTCTCGCTCGACCGTATCAAGTTTCATGCGTAGCACCCGCGTGAATCTCAGCATGCCCCGTCCCACTGTGCTACAACCTGCGGACAATCCATTTGTCAGCGGTCGCCGTCGATATAGCACGAGAAATGACGACGGAATTTGCACGTATGCTAGCGATCGGGCTAGAGATGGCAGCCGTTGTGGTAGAAGAGCATCTCAGATTCGACCGGGTGGACGATGATGCTATCGGTGCCTCTCTCTAGCTAGCGGTTGTATCAGCCGCGATCGCCCACTTTTGCGCTCCCATCCTGCCACTTACACCAATCTATGAACCCAACAATTAGTCAGATAAGACTCTCGCAGGTACCCTTTATGAAGGTAAGTAAAATGAGCTTGATGATGAGCTTGGCGGCGATCGCACTGGGTTGCCAGTCCTGGCCGGTTGCAGAGCCTTCAGCAGAAGCGCCAACTCAGCCTCCAACTGCTGAACAAAGCAACCCTTTTCGAGATGCAGTCAACAAGGCAATGGAAGCTGCAACTCTTACACAAACGGCAAAGACCCACGACGAATGGAACACCGTATCAGCAGCGTGGCAACAGGCCATTGGTCTAATGCAGGCAGTTCCCACCTCTCACCCCAGTTACGAAACTGCCCAGGCTAAGGTGGGCGAGTATCAGCGGAACCTGGAATACGCACATCAAAACACACAAAAGGCAAAACTTACTGCCCAGCGTATGAGCGAGTGTGAAGCAGCCGTGCAAGCCGCCGCACGGGTGTCGTCGATGGCAGATCAAGTTGAGGATCTTGACCCTGCGATTCGTGTTTGCCAATCCCTAAATGAACTGACGGCTGCTAGCGAGAAGTTTCCAGCGGCGTTGGATGGGGCAGATCCCAAGACTTTCATATCTAATCGCTGTCGATATGAAGAATCGTTGAAGACAACCCCAATTTGCCGAACGCTGCTGGCGGCAATGCAAACGGTTCACTACCTTGCAGTTAGACCCGGCAGCCCAGCGCCCGACGATCCGGTTCCTGTGTTTAACAAGCAAGTAATGGTGGCATTGACAGCGGCGGCGGAGTCCCAAGATCTCAGCAGAGTTCGGTCAATCCTATCTTCTCCAGACGTTGAGCGAATCCCTGGTGGCTCAATTGTGGAAGTAGTAGAAATTTCAGGAGATCTCGCACTCGTCGAGTTGAGAACTCGAGATGTCCAAGGAAACGATCTGTCGGGAGAGATTCGTGCGACCCTTTCAAGATTTGTGCAAAGCCAGCAATTTTGAGAGGAGGCTAGCTCATGCTGTGGCT contains:
- a CDS encoding DUF6929 family protein — encoded protein: MSKPFVPLIRILRDSDLRATVVRSLPLFYREGANPELDRPLHVRAGSSLSWFGDRLALVQDDANFLVLIDPQSFAVEAIPLSPGEGGLRQFDDQRGNKRFKLDLEACTTVPTPDGEIFLAFGSGSTARREQILMVPGSDPDRFTLQPAGALYAHLRDCTAFSGSELNLEGAVFQADYIRLFNRGNGAPQNTLQDTRLPVNATGDLEWDALASYLETPEHCQLPALQNICQYDLGQLDGLALTFTDATVTPRGILFSATAEDSPDATRDGVVSGSAIGILGDRPRWVELRTPDGALFLGKVEGLCPMPDTHRLWVVVDADDPTWPCELCQVELEGDW
- a CDS encoding DedA family protein, with product MAEWVARTMEALGYWGIGLLMFLENMFPPIPSELIMPLAGFTVAQGKMQFVPAVAAGMVGTVLGAVLWYEIGQLVSERRLMQLADRYGKWLAISGQDIQRAIAWFNRYGKRAVFFGRLVPGVRTLISLPAGLGRMSFLPFLLYSTAGTLIWTLLLTYVGFLLGDNYAQVEQYLGPVSKLVLVGLAIALGVWLWRRKR
- a CDS encoding MgtC/SapB family protein — its product is MTWTEFVVRLAIAFLLGSALGLERQWRQRMAGLRTNTLVATGAALFVMLSVLTPGDSSPTRVAAQVVSGIGFLGGGVILREGLTVRGLNTAATLWCAAAIGSLSGAGLLPHAAMGTAAVLVANLLLRPLGYRINQQPLKGTELELCYRCEVVCRAQDEAHVRALLLQAVASGKLRLRSLYSEDLEDKPDRVSIEAELVTQERNDAFIEQVVSRLSLEPGVIATRWRIIEQEFG
- a CDS encoding aldo/keto reductase, with product MQTRELGTSGIQITPIITGTWQAGKSMWVGIEDAETIKALRAAFEAGITTVDTAEVYGQGHSERVVAEALSDVRDRAVYMTKVFANHLKYDQVIAACEGSLKNLKTDYIDLYQIHWPAGAFNTEIVPIAETLSALNDLKQQGKIRAIGVSNFSRAQIEEAAQYARIDSLQPPYNLFWRHVETDAMPYCVEHQISILAYSPLAQGLLTGKFGTDKTFPPEDVRSKNKLFHSENYARAQQALDQLRPIAERYHTSLGNLALAWLLAQPQTHAIVGVRSAEQAVDNARAATVQLSPEDLAAIDAIGRSVTDHLPDANPVMWNFS
- a CDS encoding alpha/beta hydrolase; the encoded protein is MRFLFNLSGLVAAAAAVYGAIALWVASRQQQMIFFPSPTITQTPADFGAAYEDVWLSVQQGDRAERIHGWWIPVPPGQPQRGVMLYLHGNGLNIGANADYAVRWQRLGLSVFLFDYRGYGQSEGAFPSEAAVYQDADAAWRYLTEERGIAPEEILIYGHSLGGAIAIDLGVRQPRAAGLIVESSFTSIRDMAYRTTPFGFLPIDLILTQRFDSIGKVPHLQVPVLYAHGAQDAQVPADMSEALYAATRSPKMLWISPTGGHAIGDVDGDGYGQAIREFLDRYLPVRVPL
- a CDS encoding PPC domain-containing DNA-binding protein, giving the protein MNLTPLPIMAIALRLLPQQDLKAELDALAIAQNLEAACILTCVGSLTRAVLRLAGQSEPTTYDGRFEIVSLVGLLSRHGSHYHMAIADDTGHTLGGHVLTGCQIYTTAEIVIGILPHTRFGRELDPTTGYRELSIEPLEPLTV
- a CDS encoding DUF2252 domain-containing protein; amino-acid sequence: MDDPASLHSDGTPKSRGDRQAAGKSLRQTVPRSAHRDWHPQGDRPDPLELLAKSNQQRIPNLIPIRHWRMMQSPFTFMRGSAIIMAADLATTPTTGIPVQACGDCHLLNFGGFATPERNLIFDVNDFDETLMAPWEWDVKRLTTSFILAGRDLQLSDQDSSEAALAAVQAYRLAIAHFSQMRTLDVWYARLDAKVLIKHAPDEATRRHWEKMTTRAFNRTLDRAVVQLTEVVDGQRRFIDNPPLIYHLPHQAEYFEQISLLFEQYRDTLQVDRQFLLDRYRLVDVALKVVGVGSVGTHCGVALLLDDNDDPLLLQYKEARPSVLEPYAGKSPYPHEGQRIVSGQRLMQAASDLFLGWTTNVEGHDFYFRQLKDMKTAIKLKGMSARSLEDYAEICGAALARAHARTGDPAMISGYLGESNAFDQAVTDFAVAYAYQVEQDYQKLVEAVQSGHIEAIPG